In a genomic window of Quercus lobata isolate SW786 chromosome 4, ValleyOak3.0 Primary Assembly, whole genome shotgun sequence:
- the LOC115983366 gene encoding probable L-type lectin-domain containing receptor kinase S.5 → MCFSQVVWSLLLAVLLGGALTQVGCLDFNFSTFKKEDDHNLIITKGTTILLNAIQVTPDVANDPITNYSGRIFYNKPFRLWSKSKKITASFNTTFDLKITPDLSSKQSPVGEGMAFILAADTTLPQKSEGQWLGIVNASTNGSHQAKIVAVEFDTRKSYEEDIDDKHVGLDVNSIHSIEQVSLTKYGINLSKPYLNSSIKARVQYGGKVMNVSAKTNKTSEYKLIFSLPLELCSYLPEKVYVGFSASTGNAIQTNCLRSWEFHGSKIADEEMLWVWITVPAVLIVFSMIVFYFYWQRRHRVQPEDAYPRIEDQIQGSSMAPQKFKFKDLRKATRNFNPKNKLGKGGFGTVYKGFLANKEVAVKRVSKDSSQGKQEFIAEVTTIGSLHHRNLVRLIGWCYERRELLLVYEFMPNCSLDRFIYGNEELGMEEPTLGWERRHTIIYGVAQALDHLHNGCEKRVLHRDIKASNIMLDSEFNAKLGDFGLSRTLQQSENTHHTTEVIAGTLGYMAPETFLTGRATVETDVYAFGVLVLEVVSGRKPGNQNEQSDYNNNIVHWLWDLHRQERILDAIDSRLTKEFDEEGMLSMLVLALACCHPNPHQRPSMRTVLQVLTGEVPPPLVPPERPAFVWPAMPPSFNEDAENFSSGSQLSPFTKPTGR, encoded by the coding sequence ATGTGCTTTTCACAGGTAGTTTGGTCCCTTTTGTTAGCAGTCCTCTTGGGTGGAGCTCTTACTCAAGTAGGATgcttagattttaatttttcaaccTTCAAAAAAGAAGACGACCATAATCTAATTATCACTAAGGGCACTACAATTTTATTGAATGCAATCCAAGTTACACCAGATGTTGCTAATGATCCTATCACAAATTATTCTGGACGTATCTTTTACAACAAGCCATTCAGATTGTGGAGCAAGAGCAAAAAGATCACAGCATCTTTCAATACCACCTTTGATCTTAAAATCACTCCAGATTTGTCTTCAAAGCAGTCTCCAGTAGGCGAAGGCATGGCCTTTATTTTAGCTGCAGATACCACTCTTCCACAGAAAAGCGAAGGACAGTGGCTCGGGATTGTAAATGCAAGCACCAATGGATCCCATCAAGCAAAAATAGTGGCAGTAGAATTTGACACTAGAAAGAGCTACGAAGAAGATATCGATGATAAACATGTTGGCTTGGATGTAAATAGCATCCACTCAATCGAACAAGTATCTTTAACCAAGTATGGGATCAATCTTTCTAAACCATATTTGAATAGTTCAATAAAGGCAAGGGTTCAGTATGGTGGCAAAGTGATGAATGTCTCTGCTAAGACTAATAAAACAAGTGAGTACAAGCTAATTTTTTCTCTGCCTCTTGAGCTCTGTAGCTATCTTCCAGAGAAGGTTTATGTGGGATTCTCAGCTTCAACCGGCAATGCCATTCAAACAAACTGCTTAAGATCGTGGGAATTCCATGGTTCAAAAATTGCTGATGAAGAGATGTTGTGGGTATGGATCACAGTTCCAGCAGTGCTTATTGTATTTAGCATGattgtgttttacttttattggcAGAGGAGACACAGAGTGCAACCAGAGGATGCATATCCAAGGATAGAAGACCAGATTCAAGGGTCCTCTATGGCtccacaaaaattcaaattcaaagatTTGAGAAAGGCAACTCgtaacttcaaccccaaaaacAAGCTTGGAAAAGGTGGCTTTGGAACAGTCTATAAGGGATTCTTAGCAAATAAGGAGGTAGCTGTCAAGAGAGTCTCAAAGGATTCAAGTCAAGGCAAACAAGAATTCATAGCAGAAGTCACAACAATTGGTAGCCTCCACCACAGGAATCTTGTGAGACTGATTGGCTGGTGTTATGAAAGGCGTGAGCTTCTTCTTGTGTACGAGTTCATGCCAAATTGTAGCCTAGACAGGTTCATATATGGCAATGAGGAACTAGGCATGGAGGAACCTACACTCGGATGGGAAAGAAGGCACACCATAATTTATGGGGTAGCTCAGGCATTGGATCATCTTCATAATGGGTGTGAAAAGAGGGTGCTTCATCGAGACATAAAAGCCAGCAACATCATGCTGGACTCAGAGTTCAACGCAAAGTTGGGAGACTTTGGACTATCTCGTACCCTTCAACAAAGCGAAAATACTCACCACACAACAGAAGTCATTGCTGGAACACTAGGTTATATGGCTCCAGAAACTTTTCTTACTGGTAGGGCAACTGTTGAAACAGATGTCTATGCATTTGGTGTTCTTGTATTGGAAGTTGTCAGTGGAAGGAAGCCTGGAAATCAGAATGAGCAAAGTgactacaacaacaacattgTGCATTGGCTATGGGATCTTCACAGGCAGGAAAGGATACTTGATGCCATTGATTCGAGATTGACCAAGGAATTTGACGAGGAAGGAATGCTGAGCATGCTTGTTTTGGCATTGGCTTGTTGCCATCCAAATCCACAccagagaccctccatgagaacAGTTTTGCAGGTACTTACAGGGGAAGTACCTCCACCACTGGTGCCCCCTGAAAGACCTGCTTTTGTGTGGCCAGCCATGCCTCCTTCATTCAATGAGGATGCTGAAAACTTTTCCAGTGGAAGCCAACTTAGTCCATTCACAAAACCGACTGGGAGATGA